In Streptomyces sp. 71268, the DNA window TATGGGTACGCCCTCCGCACGCGCAAACTATTTTTTCGACGAGTTTTTCCCGGGCTCGTCCCGGCCCGCGAGATCCTCTCCGGCGCAGAGTGCGAGCACGTCAGAGCCGTACTTACGGAGCTTACACGCCACGACCCCGGGGATGGCGGAGAGCTGGGCCTCGGAGTCGGGGGCCGCCTCGGCGATGGCGAGCAGGGTCTTGTCGGTGAAGACGCAGAACGCGGGCTGACCCAGTTGGGCCGCCTGCTCCGCCCGCCACTCGACGAGTCGGTCGTAGAGCCCCTCGTCAAGCTCGGAGGGGCAGTCCTCGCACCGCATCAGCTTCATCTCGCCCGGGTCCGTCAGTGACCGACCGCACACCCGGCAGCGCACCGGCCCCCGGGGCCGGCGGCGGGGGCCGGTGCCCCGCTCCACGCCGCCGGTGGCCGTGGCGCCCAGGGCCGCCGAGCGGCGCGGGGCGGCGCTGCCTGAGCCGGGGCGCAGGCCGTCCAGGAAGCGGCTGGGTCGGCGGGAGGGGCGGCCCCCGGGCGAGCGGGACAGCGCCCACGAGAGCGTGAGGTGGCGGCGGGCCCGGGTGACGCCCACGTACAGCAGGCGGCGCTCCTCCTCGACCTGCTCGTCGCTCCGGGCGTGGTTGATCGGCAGCATGCCCTCGGTGAGCCCAACCAGGAACACCGCGTCCCACTCCAGGCCCTTGGCCGCGTGCAGTGAGGCCAACGTCACGCCCTCGACGGTGGGGGCGTGCTGGGCGGCGGCCCGCTCGTCCAGCTCGACCACGAAGTCGCGCAGGGTCGCCTGGGGCCGGGCCCGGACGAACTCCTCCGCGAGCCGCACCAGGGCCGCCAGCGACTCCCAGCGGTCCCGGACCGCGCCCGAGCCCGCCGGGGGCTGTGGCGCCCAGCCCCGGGTGCTCAGCACGGCGCGCACCTGGGAGGCCGTGTCGGCGTCCTCCATGCCCGGCGCGGCGCCTCCCGCGCGGGCCGCGCCCCGCAGCAGCAGCCCGGCCTCGCGCACCTCGGCCCGCTCGAAGAACCGCTCGGCGCCGCGCAACTGGTAGGCGATGCCCTGGTCGGCGAGCGCCTGCTCGTAGACCTCGGACTGGGCGTTTATGCGGTAGAGGACGGCGATCTCGCTGGCGGGGACGCCCGTGTCGAGGAGTTCGCGGATGCGGCGGGCGGCGCCCTCGGCCTCGGCGGGCTCGTCCGCGTACTCCGCGTAGCCCGGCTCGGGGCCCGGGTCGCGCTGGGAGATCAGCTCCAGGCGGTGCTCCGCGGCGCGGCCGCGCGCGCTGGCGAGCAGGCCGTTGGCCAGGTGGACGACCTGGGGCGTGGAGCGGTAGTCGCGGACCAGCTTGACGACGGTGGCCGACGGGTGGCGCGTGCGGAAGTGGAGCAGGTGGTCGGGGGTGGCGCCGGTGAAGGAGTAGATCGTCTGGCTGGCGTCACCCACGACGCACAGGCTGTCCCGGTCGCCGAGCCACAGGTCGAGCAGGCGCTGCTGGAGCGGGCTGACGTCCTGGTACTCGTCCACCACGAAGTGCTGGTACTGGCCGCGCACCTGGTCGGCGATGTCGGGCCGGTCCTGGAGGACGCCGACGGTGAGCAGCAGCACGTCCTCGAAGTCGATCACTCCGCGGTCCCGCTTGAGCTGCTCGTACATCGCGTAGATCCGGCTGGTCTCGGCCGGGTCGCGGGGGGCCTCGCGCGGGGACTTGGCGATGGCGGCCGGGTACTCCTCGGGGACGGTCTGGGTGACCTTGGACCACTCGATCTCGCTGGTGACGTCCCGCAGCTCGTTGCGGTCGAGGCGGATGGAGCAGCGCGCGCCGGCCTCGGCCACGAGCTGGGCCTTGCGCTCGACCAGCCGGGGCATCTCGCCGCCGATCGCCTTCGGCCAGAAGTAGTGGAGCTGGCGCAGCGCCGCCGAGTGGAACGTGCGCGCCTGCACGCCGCCCGCGCCGAGCTGGCGCAGCCGGCCGCGCATCTCGCCCGCCGCGCGGTTGGTGAAGGTCACGGCGAGGACGCTGGCGGGCTGGAGGATGCCCGCACGCACCCCGTACGCGATCCGGTGGGTGATGGCGCGGGTCTTGCCCGTGCCCGCGCCCGCGAGGACGCACACCGGGCCGTGCAGGGCCATGGCGACCTCGCGCTGCTCGGCGTCGAGGCCGTCGAGCACCGCGTCGGCGGAGTCCGGGGCGCTCGGGAAGAGCGCGGTGGGGTGTCCGCCGCCGGAAGCGAGGGGTGCGTTGCTTGCTGTCACCCCGCCATGCTGCCAGGTGCGGGGACGGGGGCGTCCCGGTTGTCCACAGCCCAAGGGTTGCGGTCGGATGAACCGATGATGGCGACGCGGGTGGCCGGTCTGCCCGTGGCGGCGGAGCCTCGGCGGGGAGAGCCCGGGAGGTGGGTCGGGCGGGCGGGAATGGCGGAGGGTGAGTGCGCGTTGTACGACCGTAATCACGCGACGCCAAGCCGAAGGAGCGCGAGGACCGATGTCGGGCACCGTGACGATGTACAGCACCTCCTGGTGCGGCTACTGCCGCCGTTTGAAGGGCCAGATGGACCGCGAGGGAATTGCGTACACCGAGATCAACATCGAGCAAGACCCGGAGTCGGCGAAGTTCGTGGAGCAGGTGAACAACGGCAACCAGCTCGTTCCGACCGTGCTGTTCCCGGACGGCTCGGCCCTCGCCAACCCGTCGTTGGCGCAGGTGAAGCAGAAGATCGGCGCCTGATCGCGCGCTCGTAGCCGGCCCGGTTCGACGTGGTGCCGGCGCGCGTGCCCGGATCGCCGGGGTGCCCCCACGGGGGTGCCCCGGCGATCCGCGTTCAGCGCGGGGGAAGAGGCCCGGGCCGGCCGCGGCGGGCGGCCAGGCGGGTCAGGGGGTCAGCGGCTTGCCGTACCAGAGTTCGATCAGCCGGCCGGCGATGGAGATGCCGTACGGCGGGAGCATCTCGCCCGACTCGTAGGCCGCGCGCAGCTCGTCGCGGGAGAACCAGCGGGCCTCGTGGATCTCCTCGCCGTCCACCTGGATCTGTGAGGTGGTGGCGCGCGCCATGAAGCCGAGCATCAGGCTGGACGGGAAGGGCCAGGGCTGGCTGCCGACGTACTCGACGTCGCCGACGGTCACGCCGACCTCCTCCGCCACCTCGCGGACGACGGCCTGCTCGATGGACTCGCCCGGTTCGACGAAGCCGGCCAGCGTGGAGAAGCGGCCCTCGGGCCAGTGCACCTGGCG includes these proteins:
- a CDS encoding ATP-dependent DNA helicase UvrD2, with the translated sequence MRPQPLGCGQPGRPRPRTWQHGGVTASNAPLASGGGHPTALFPSAPDSADAVLDGLDAEQREVAMALHGPVCVLAGAGTGKTRAITHRIAYGVRAGILQPASVLAVTFTNRAAGEMRGRLRQLGAGGVQARTFHSAALRQLHYFWPKAIGGEMPRLVERKAQLVAEAGARCSIRLDRNELRDVTSEIEWSKVTQTVPEEYPAAIAKSPREAPRDPAETSRIYAMYEQLKRDRGVIDFEDVLLLTVGVLQDRPDIADQVRGQYQHFVVDEYQDVSPLQQRLLDLWLGDRDSLCVVGDASQTIYSFTGATPDHLLHFRTRHPSATVVKLVRDYRSTPQVVHLANGLLASARGRAAEHRLELISQRDPGPEPGYAEYADEPAEAEGAARRIRELLDTGVPASEIAVLYRINAQSEVYEQALADQGIAYQLRGAERFFERAEVREAGLLLRGAARAGGAAPGMEDADTASQVRAVLSTRGWAPQPPAGSGAVRDRWESLAALVRLAEEFVRARPQATLRDFVVELDERAAAQHAPTVEGVTLASLHAAKGLEWDAVFLVGLTEGMLPINHARSDEQVEEERRLLYVGVTRARRHLTLSWALSRSPGGRPSRRPSRFLDGLRPGSGSAAPRRSAALGATATGGVERGTGPRRRPRGPVRCRVCGRSLTDPGEMKLMRCEDCPSELDEGLYDRLVEWRAEQAAQLGQPAFCVFTDKTLLAIAEAAPDSEAQLSAIPGVVACKLRKYGSDVLALCAGEDLAGRDEPGKNSSKK
- a CDS encoding mycoredoxin; amino-acid sequence: MSGTVTMYSTSWCGYCRRLKGQMDREGIAYTEINIEQDPESAKFVEQVNNGNQLVPTVLFPDGSALANPSLAQVKQKIGA